Proteins from a single region of Streptomyces sp. TN58:
- a CDS encoding TIGR02234 family membrane protein, with the protein MGYVSAVPPPRSDAPAEPEPETADSRGSRRSVAAALLLGALGATVVLLASGRVWARGTAAIGSDSLQLSADGRAVTGLPAALAIVGLAALVAVFAVRGKGRLLVSGLLALSGLGAALSALFGSDGRSALDAQAARTTADSAAHVAGLTQTTWPYVTAAGAALILAAGLLALRYGRGWPSMGGRYERDGSPRPRAVAAVDPDRPEDLWKALDRGEDPTTDPGGDRTRRTGP; encoded by the coding sequence GTGGGGTACGTGAGTGCCGTACCCCCGCCCCGATCCGACGCCCCCGCCGAGCCCGAGCCCGAGACGGCCGACAGCCGCGGCAGCCGCCGCAGCGTGGCCGCCGCGCTGCTGCTCGGCGCGCTCGGCGCCACCGTCGTCCTGCTCGCCTCCGGCCGGGTGTGGGCCCGGGGCACCGCCGCCATCGGCAGCGACTCGCTCCAGCTCAGTGCCGACGGGCGGGCCGTGACCGGCCTCCCGGCGGCCCTGGCCATCGTGGGCCTGGCCGCCCTGGTGGCCGTCTTCGCCGTACGCGGCAAGGGCCGGCTGCTGGTGTCGGGCCTGCTCGCCCTCAGCGGCCTCGGCGCGGCGCTGTCGGCGCTCTTCGGCTCCGACGGCCGCAGCGCCCTGGACGCGCAGGCCGCCCGTACGACGGCGGACAGCGCGGCCCACGTGGCCGGCCTGACCCAGACGACGTGGCCGTACGTCACGGCGGCCGGCGCGGCCCTGATCCTGGCCGCCGGACTGCTGGCGCTGCGCTACGGCCGCGGCTGGCCGTCGATGGGAGGCCGCTACGAGCGTGACGGCAGCCCCCGCCCGCGGGCCGTCGCGGCGGTGGATCCCGACCGGCCGGAGGATCTGTGGAAGGCTCTGGACCGCGGCGAGGACCCGACCACGGACCCGGGCGGCGACCGGACCCGCCGAACCGGCCCCTGA